A section of the Clostridium omnivorum genome encodes:
- a CDS encoding TetR/AcrR family transcriptional regulator, with the protein MSRIIENPKQLILEKSKEILIHEGYSKLSMRNVAKACDIALGTIYNYYPTKKDLVMAMMEGYWEEYFLLLDKIINSKRDFYVKLNDIFINLDHFTKKFKKMWLRPEFYATPEFVETGVEREYVYFEGLIKRFEALLISEASKKDSAINLKLDSYETAKFIAMNFMTMIQMPFFDYLSFEKFLKQLLN; encoded by the coding sequence TTGTCTAGAATTATTGAAAATCCTAAACAATTAATCTTGGAAAAATCAAAGGAAATACTTATTCATGAAGGATATTCAAAGCTGAGCATGAGAAATGTTGCTAAAGCCTGCGATATTGCTCTAGGTACAATATACAATTATTACCCCACAAAAAAAGACTTGGTAATGGCAATGATGGAGGGGTACTGGGAGGAATACTTTCTCTTACTAGATAAAATAATTAATTCAAAAAGAGATTTTTATGTAAAGCTAAATGATATTTTCATAAATTTAGATCACTTTACAAAAAAATTTAAGAAAATGTGGTTAAGACCTGAGTTTTATGCAACTCCCGAATTTGTAGAAACAGGTGTAGAGAGAGAATATGTATATTTTGAAGGCTTGATTAAAAGGTTTGAAGCTTTGCTTATTAGTGAAGCAAGCAAAAAAGATTCTGCAATAAACCTTAAACTTGATTCTTATGAAACTGCAAAGTTTATCGCTATGAATTTTATGACAATGATACAAATGCCCTTTTTTGATTATTTATCCTTTGAAAAATTCCTTAAACAGTTATTAAATTAA
- the gntT gene encoding gluconate transporter gives MPLFIVAIGVALLLLLMIGFKLNGFISLVLVSLVVGIMEGMPIQNVVNSVKNGVGGTLGSLALILGFGAMLGKLMAESGAAQRIAVTLIDKFGKKRIQWAVVITGFIVGIALFYEVGFVLLIPLVFTIAASADIPLLYIGVPMAAALSVTHGFLPPHPGPTAIAGVYKADLGKTLLYGIVLAIPTVIIAGPLFTKFLKNMEHPIPTNLYNPKIFKDEEMPGFGVSIFTGLIPVILMAIAAFANMYLPAKSQVRLISNFIGDPVIALLISVLVAIFTFGLNTGKKMPEVMKIVSESIASIAMILLIIAGGGAFKQVLIDSGVGKYIATVMTGSKLSPLVLAWLIAAILRLALGSATVASMTAAGIVAPLIAATNVSPELMVIATGAGSLIFSHVNDPGFWIFKEYFNLSIPETLKSWSVMETIISVSGLIGVLLVNMLL, from the coding sequence ATGCCTTTATTTATAGTGGCTATTGGGGTTGCCTTGTTATTATTATTAATGATTGGTTTTAAATTAAATGGATTTATATCACTAGTTTTAGTTTCGCTAGTAGTAGGTATTATGGAAGGAATGCCTATACAAAATGTTGTTAATTCAGTTAAAAATGGTGTTGGCGGTACCTTGGGAAGCTTGGCTCTTATCCTTGGCTTTGGTGCAATGTTAGGTAAGCTTATGGCTGAAAGTGGGGCGGCTCAAAGAATTGCTGTTACACTAATAGACAAGTTCGGTAAAAAGAGAATTCAATGGGCTGTAGTTATTACAGGATTTATTGTAGGTATAGCTCTTTTCTATGAAGTTGGATTTGTACTTCTAATTCCTCTTGTATTTACTATTGCAGCATCTGCCGATATACCACTATTATACATTGGTGTACCTATGGCAGCTGCTTTATCAGTAACTCACGGCTTTTTGCCACCACACCCAGGTCCTACAGCGATAGCTGGGGTTTATAAAGCCGATTTAGGAAAGACTTTATTATATGGTATAGTTTTAGCAATACCAACCGTTATTATAGCTGGACCTCTATTTACTAAATTTTTAAAAAATATGGAACATCCAATTCCAACAAATCTATACAATCCAAAGATATTCAAAGATGAAGAAATGCCTGGCTTTGGAGTTAGTATATTCACAGGATTAATACCAGTTATACTTATGGCTATAGCAGCATTTGCTAATATGTATCTGCCAGCTAAGTCACAAGTAAGATTGATTTCAAACTTTATTGGGGATCCAGTAATAGCTCTATTAATATCTGTTTTAGTTGCAATATTTACTTTTGGCTTAAACACAGGAAAGAAAATGCCTGAAGTTATGAAAATAGTTTCTGAATCAATCGCATCAATTGCTATGATACTTCTTATAATTGCTGGTGGTGGTGCCTTTAAACAGGTGCTTATAGATAGTGGAGTTGGAAAGTATATAGCAACTGTTATGACAGGAAGTAAACTTTCACCACTTGTACTTGCATGGCTTATAGCAGCTATTTTAAGATTAGCTCTTGGATCAGCAACTGTTGCGTCCATGACTGCAGCAGGAATAGTTGCACCATTAATAGCAGCAACAAATGTTAGCCCAGAGCTAATGGTTATAGCTACAGGTGCAGGAAGTCTTATTTTCTCACACGTAAATGATCCTGGATTCTGGATATTTAAAGAATATTTCAACTTAAGCATACCAGAAACTTTAAAATCTTGGTCTGTAATGGAAACTATAATATCTGTTTCGGGATTGATTGGAGTTTTACTTGTAAACATGTTACTATAA
- the gnd gene encoding phosphogluconate dehydrogenase (NAD(+)-dependent, decarboxylating), with protein MNIGLVGLGKMGYNLALNLIRNNHSVVAYDCISENVDNICKEGAKGAYTLEEMVRALFHKRVIWLMVPAGKIVDDVIDELVPLIEPGDIIIDGGNSNYKDSIRRYKKLKEKGIEFIDCGTSGGTSGALNGACTMIGGERDSVAYCEEIFKDISVENGYLHVGEPGSGHFTKMVHNGIEYGMMQAIAEGFEVLEKCEFNIDYEKVAKVWNNGSVIRSWLMELTESAFSKDKNLEAIRGVMNSSGEGKWTLETALDLGVPTPVIAMSIMMRYRSLQEDTFSGKVVAALRNEFGGHSVERT; from the coding sequence ATGAATATAGGACTCGTAGGACTAGGAAAAATGGGTTATAATTTAGCCTTAAATCTAATAAGGAATAATCACTCTGTAGTAGCTTATGACTGCATCAGTGAAAATGTGGATAATATATGTAAGGAAGGTGCAAAAGGGGCGTATACCTTGGAGGAAATGGTAAGAGCTCTATTCCATAAGCGTGTAATATGGCTTATGGTTCCTGCAGGAAAAATAGTAGATGATGTAATTGATGAATTAGTACCTCTCATAGAACCTGGAGATATTATTATAGACGGAGGTAACTCCAACTATAAGGACTCTATAAGAAGATATAAGAAGTTAAAAGAAAAGGGTATAGAGTTTATTGACTGTGGAACTAGCGGCGGAACTAGCGGAGCACTTAATGGCGCATGCACTATGATAGGTGGAGAAAGAGATTCTGTAGCTTATTGTGAGGAAATATTTAAGGATATTTCTGTTGAAAATGGTTATCTTCATGTAGGCGAGCCTGGAAGTGGACATTTTACGAAAATGGTCCATAATGGAATTGAATATGGAATGATGCAAGCCATAGCAGAAGGTTTTGAGGTTCTTGAAAAATGTGAGTTTAATATAGACTATGAAAAGGTTGCTAAGGTTTGGAATAATGGCTCAGTAATAAGAAGCTGGCTTATGGAGCTTACAGAATCAGCATTTTCTAAGGATAAGAATTTAGAGGCCATTAGAGGTGTAATGAATTCTTCCGGAGAAGGAAAGTGGACACTTGAAACAGCACTTGATTTAGGTGTTCCAACACCAGTTATAGCAATGTCTATCATGATGAGATATAGATCACTTCAAGAGGACACTTTTTCAGGAAAGGTAGTGGCTGCTCTAAGAAATGAGTTTGGTGGGCACAGCGTAGAAAGAACATAA
- a CDS encoding VIT1/CCC1 transporter family protein has protein sequence MITRNLDKARDAFKNKNIEASVKAHQHKNVRAEERHSAAGQYIKSLVYGGLDGTITTFAVVAGVAGAALSPGIVLIMGFANLIGDGLSMAMGDYLSTKSEMEYQTAERERETWEVQNYPEGEKLELMELYINKGMDKEDAKIVTDIISKNKEAWVDIMMVEELGIIEEKESPIKNALVTFASFLVFGFIPLITYVVSKLIPGRGMNLFVASSVLTAATLFTLGALKVRVTGRNWIVSGLEMLLVGGLTAAAAYGIGTLLSGVA, from the coding sequence ATGATTACTAGAAATCTAGATAAAGCTAGAGATGCATTTAAAAATAAGAATATAGAAGCTTCAGTTAAAGCTCACCAGCACAAAAATGTAAGGGCAGAAGAAAGGCATAGTGCTGCAGGTCAATATATAAAGAGTTTAGTGTATGGAGGCCTAGATGGAACAATTACTACTTTTGCAGTGGTAGCAGGAGTAGCAGGAGCAGCACTTTCACCTGGGATAGTCCTAATTATGGGATTTGCAAATCTAATAGGTGATGGTCTGTCCATGGCTATGGGGGATTATTTAAGCACTAAATCCGAAATGGAGTATCAAACGGCGGAAAGGGAGAGAGAAACTTGGGAGGTACAAAATTACCCAGAGGGAGAAAAGCTAGAATTAATGGAGCTGTACATAAATAAAGGGATGGATAAGGAAGATGCTAAAATCGTAACGGATATAATATCCAAGAATAAAGAAGCATGGGTTGATATCATGATGGTGGAGGAGCTTGGAATAATAGAGGAGAAAGAATCACCAATAAAAAATGCGTTAGTAACCTTTGCATCATTTTTAGTATTCGGATTTATTCCTCTTATAACTTATGTGGTTTCCAAACTAATACCTGGCCGTGGAATGAATTTGTTTGTAGCATCCAGTGTATTGACCGCAGCAACTCTATTTACTTTAGGAGCCTTAAAGGTTAGAGTAACAGGTAGGAATTGGATTGTTTCAGGTCTTGAAATGCTGCTAGTTGGAGGACTTACAGCAGCGGCAGCTTATGGCATTGGCACATTGCTTTCGGGAGTAGCGTAA
- a CDS encoding HsmA family protein, which produces MLIYAIVFINLALVFYTIGVWSEKKQGVLKKWHTAIFYVGLTFDTLGTTVMSKIAGKGFELNFHGITGLLAIVLMLFHAAWATAVLVKGDEKSKANFHKFSIVVWVIWLIPFLSGAIFGMAR; this is translated from the coding sequence ATGTTAATCTACGCAATAGTTTTTATCAATCTAGCTTTAGTTTTCTATACCATAGGGGTATGGAGTGAAAAGAAACAAGGAGTACTAAAAAAGTGGCACACTGCAATATTTTATGTAGGGTTAACCTTTGATACTCTTGGAACTACCGTTATGAGCAAGATAGCCGGCAAAGGCTTTGAACTTAATTTTCATGGAATCACTGGTCTTTTAGCTATTGTATTAATGCTTTTCCACGCAGCATGGGCTACAGCTGTTTTAGTGAAGGGTGATGAAAAATCAAAAGCTAATTTCCATAAATTCAGCATAGTTGTTTGGGTTATATGGCTAATTCCATTTCTATCAGGAGCTATCTTCGGAATGGCTAGATAG
- a CDS encoding DUF1097 domain-containing protein produces the protein MKKFTAIGVSSGVVAGIWAGVSMSLGLGTFAGFLAWSSYFAVGGGKKGIKAGLIANLCGICWGLAEAKLTAVLGPYVGNILAAALATGIGSAVICWQSKIDLLKFIPGTFIGCTAFFATNLNFKLTIISMIIGSLLGYVSDILVNVLAKEEEAEETKVFQIKRGALLKKYMK, from the coding sequence ATGAAGAAATTTACAGCTATAGGTGTTAGCAGTGGTGTTGTTGCTGGCATATGGGCTGGAGTTAGTATGTCTCTAGGACTTGGAACTTTTGCGGGATTTTTAGCTTGGTCTTCTTATTTTGCAGTAGGCGGAGGTAAAAAGGGCATAAAAGCAGGTCTTATTGCAAATTTATGTGGTATCTGTTGGGGGCTTGCGGAGGCTAAGCTAACAGCGGTTTTGGGACCTTATGTAGGAAATATTCTTGCAGCTGCACTAGCCACAGGAATTGGATCAGCAGTAATATGTTGGCAGTCAAAGATTGATTTGCTAAAGTTTATTCCAGGGACCTTTATTGGATGTACAGCATTCTTTGCCACTAACTTAAACTTCAAGCTTACTATAATCTCTATGATTATTGGTTCTTTACTTGGGTATGTTTCAGATATTCTTGTAAATGTACTTGCAAAGGAAGAAGAAGCTGAAGAAACAAAAGTATTTCAGATTAAAAGAGGAGCTCTTTTAAAGAAATATATGAAATAG